A DNA window from Tenuifilaceae bacterium CYCD contains the following coding sequences:
- the pruA gene encoding 1-pyrroline-5-carboxylate dehydrogenase: MNNAIFNFERPKNEPILEYRPNSQERIRLEKELENLANNPIEIPIIIGGKEIKTGTTGKVVMPHNHSKVLATYHMASEKEVNMAIEAALAARHQWEQTSWIDRVSVTLKIAELISKKYRALINAATMLGQSKSAYQAEIDSACEVIDFLRFNAYFLSQIYNEQPLSENAHLNRTEYRPLEGFVFTVSPFNFTAIASNLNMSPVLMGNTVVWKPATTSLLSNYILMKIFKEAGVPDGVINFVPSKGSVIGKEVFKHPMLAGIHFTGSTGTFNHFWRQIAENLGTYRSYPKLVGETGGKDFIVVHPSARMDEVAVAMVRGAFEYQGQKCSAASRAYVPKSMWPELKTAMGKMLGEIKMGEPTDFTNFVNAVIDEASFDNIMGYIQKAKDAKDVEIAFGGKGDKTAGYFVEPTVIVTTNPHFTTIEEEIFGPVLTIFVYNDNEYEKTLDLCDQTSPYALTGAIFATDRAAIDLAMEKLRYAAGNFYINDKPTGAVVGQQPFGGARASGTNDKAGSHLNLIRWTSARTIKETLVPPTDYKYPFMQK, encoded by the coding sequence ATGAATAATGCTATTTTCAATTTTGAGCGTCCTAAAAATGAGCCTATACTAGAGTACAGACCCAACTCGCAGGAAAGGATTCGACTAGAAAAAGAACTGGAAAACTTAGCCAATAATCCAATTGAAATTCCGATAATAATTGGAGGCAAAGAAATAAAAACAGGAACCACAGGAAAGGTTGTAATGCCACATAACCATTCCAAAGTACTTGCCACATACCACATGGCAAGTGAAAAGGAAGTTAATATGGCTATTGAAGCAGCATTGGCAGCTCGTCATCAGTGGGAACAAACCTCATGGATTGACAGAGTTTCTGTTACACTAAAAATAGCAGAACTAATTTCGAAGAAATACCGTGCACTAATCAATGCCGCCACAATGTTAGGCCAAAGCAAAAGTGCATATCAAGCAGAAATTGATTCAGCATGCGAAGTTATTGACTTTCTTCGTTTCAACGCATATTTCTTGAGCCAAATCTACAACGAACAACCTCTTTCAGAAAACGCTCACCTAAATCGTACTGAGTATCGCCCATTGGAAGGTTTTGTATTCACCGTTTCACCCTTCAATTTTACCGCAATTGCATCGAACCTAAATATGTCGCCAGTATTGATGGGAAACACCGTTGTGTGGAAACCAGCAACAACATCACTTCTATCGAACTACATTTTGATGAAGATTTTCAAGGAAGCAGGTGTACCCGATGGTGTTATCAACTTTGTGCCAAGCAAAGGCTCTGTTATCGGCAAAGAAGTTTTCAAACATCCAATGCTTGCTGGCATTCACTTTACAGGATCAACCGGAACATTCAACCATTTCTGGAGACAGATTGCAGAAAACTTAGGAACATATCGTTCATACCCAAAACTAGTGGGCGAAACAGGAGGTAAGGATTTTATTGTAGTGCATCCTAGCGCTCGCATGGACGAAGTTGCCGTTGCAATGGTCCGTGGTGCATTTGAGTACCAAGGACAAAAGTGCTCTGCAGCATCTCGTGCTTATGTACCCAAATCGATGTGGCCTGAGTTAAAAACAGCGATGGGCAAAATGCTAGGTGAAATTAAAATGGGAGAACCTACTGACTTTACAAACTTTGTAAATGCCGTTATTGACGAGGCATCATTCGACAATATCATGGGCTACATCCAGAAAGCAAAAGATGCCAAAGATGTTGAAATTGCATTTGGTGGCAAGGGAGACAAAACGGCTGGCTACTTTGTTGAACCAACGGTTATAGTTACAACTAACCCTCATTTCACAACTATAGAAGAGGAGATATTTGGCCCAGTTCTTACCATTTTTGTTTACAACGATAACGAATACGAAAAGACTCTAGATCTTTGCGACCAGACATCGCCATACGCTTTAACTGGAGCAATTTTCGCCACCGATCGTGCTGCAATAGATTTAGCAATGGAAAAACTACGCTATGCGGCAGGAAACTTCTACATCAACGATAAGCCAACCGGCGCAGTTGTAGGTCAGCAACCATTCGGTGGAGCACGTGCATCGGGAACAAACGACAAAGCTGGCAGTCACTTGAACCTTATCCGTTGGACAAGCGCACGCACCATTAAGGAAACCCTTGTTCCACCAACCGACTACAAATATCCTTTTATGCAGAAATAG